The genomic region ATCGCTGCTGCGTTTGCTTATGGCGGCCAATCGGGATCGGAACTTGGTGATCAACGCTGCACCGCGCTCGGATTGGCCGAGGCCGTCTGCGACATGCGCAATTTGCTGGGCAATCGAGCCCTCTTCCGCGCCATCGATGCTGGATATCCAGCCGAGCTGTAACACCGGAACGCCGGCGCGCTCGAAAAAGCCGGCCGCGTTGGGCCCGCCACCATAGGAACGAATGATGAGATCGGGTTCGAGGATCAGCACATCTTCGGCATTGGGGCGCACGGTCGGCATGCCGATCGCGGCGTCGCGCATATAGGAGAAATCTTCCACCCCGCCCGGCGAGATGGCGAGGATCTGCTCGCGATCGGCGAGCTGCAACAGATATTGGTCGGCACAATAATCGAGGCTGACTATTCGCATGGGCCGCTCGGTTGATTGGGCCGCGAGGGTGTCTTCGCCGCCGCCCGATGGCTGGCACGCGGCGAGCATAAGGGCAGCGGAAAGCACAACCATCCCGCGCCAAACAGGTGCAGCATTTTTGATGCGCCCCATTATCACTCCCCAATGCACCGCGCCGTCCGCGACAGATGCAATCCCAACGGCAACGGGCCTCACGGAATGGTCTCCGCGCGGACGGCCAAGCCTGTCTGCTGTCGCTTCAGGGGAAGTGGCGCGGGCCGAACGGATCGGATCCCGGCACCCACACCTTACCCGCCTGTCGAGAGCTGATCCCGGTCTCCAGGCGAACGACGCGATGGCAGGTTTCCTGGCTCACCGATGGTCGCCTCCGGCCGCCTTCCCGGCTCCCATCCCGTGCGGACAGAGCCAGTGGCATATCGGCCGTCAGCTATCGGCTGACAGTTGCGGGCACAGCCCCGGATTTTCGCCGGGTTCCCTCTTAGCCGCCGATGAAGGCGGCACCATCTGCGCCACGGTCTGGTGCAGCGATGCGCAGCTGTCAATTCGCGTCGGTGAGTGGCCTATTCGGCCGCGTCTTCCTTGGGCATCAGCTTGTCCATCGTTTTCGTCTCGAAATCGCTGGCATCATGCCGTTCGGGAAGCTGGGTTTCCGGCTCGCCCCAGACGCGGTTGACCATCCGGCCACGTTCGACGGCCGGGCGTTTGGCTATCTCATCGGCCCAGCGGTTCACATGCGTATATTCATGCACCTGCAGGAATTCGGCCGCTTCGTAGAGTACGCCCTTGGCCAGGCCCCCATACCAGGGCCAGATTGCCATATCGGCGATCGAATATTCGCTGCCGGCCATATAGTCATGCTCGGCCAGATGCCGGTCGAGCACGTCCATCTGCCGCTTCACTTCCATGGCAAAGCGATCGATCGGATATTCCATTTTCATCGGTGCATAGGCGTAGAAATGGCCAAAGCCACCGCCGAGATAAGGCGCGCTGCCCATCTGCCAGAACAGCCAGTTCAGGGCTTCGGTCCGCGAGGCATGGTCGCTCGGCAGGAACTCGCCGAATTTCTCGGCAAGATAGAGCAGGATCGATCCGCTCTCGAACACGCGCTGATGCGGTTCGACGCTGCGATCGACCATCACCGGGATTTTCGAGTTCGGATTGATGTCGACATAGCCCGAGGAGAATTGATTGCCTTCGCCGATATTGATGATCCAGGCATCATATTCGGCGCCTTCATGGCCGAGCGCGAGCAGCTCCTCGAGCATCACCGTTGCCTTTACGCCGTTTGGCGTGGCGAGCGAGTAGAGCTGGATCGGATGCTCGCCGACCGGCAAGTCCTTGTCATGGGTCGGTCCGGCAATCGGCCGGTTGATGGCAGCAAAACGCCCACCGCTTTCCTTGTCCCAGGTCCAGATCTTTGCGGGTTTATATCCTGGGGGCTGGTTTTCGGGGGTTTCTGCTTCGTCGCTCATGATCGATTCTTTCTGTTGATTGCGTGACGCGAGAATTGCTGATCACGGCGGCTGAGTCCACGGCGGAAAACTATTGGGGGTATTGGCTAGGCTTTTGTCGGGCTGGACCGCCCTCGTCCCGGTCCGTAGCGTGTGCGCTCGCATCAAGATTCGGGAGAGCGCAATGTCGAAGCAGGAAATGGACGCGGTTATTCAACTGCTCAACGCCAATCAGGCGGACGGCGATCCGAGCGTTGAAGAGCAACGCGCTGGCATGGAAGCGCTCGCCGGATCCTTCCCGCTTCCCGAAGGCGCACAGCAGCGCGCAGAAACCATCGCCGGCGTGCCGTGCGAATGGCAATCGGTGGAGGGCGCGAAAGACGATGCCGTCCTGCTTTACTTTCATGGCGGCGGCTATGTGATCGGATCGGTGAACACGCATCGCGGGCTCGTTTCGGGCTTTAGCGGTGCGACCGGGATAACCGGGCTCTCGGTCGATTATCGCCTGGCGCCCGAACATCCGTTTCCCGCAGCGGTCGAAGATGCCGTCGCGGTCTATCATGCGCTGCTCGAGCAAGGCCGCGATCCGGCAAAGATCGCGATTGGCGGGGATTCCGCCGGTGGCGGTCTCTCGCTGGCCCTGCTCCTCGCGGCCCGTGAACGCGGCCTGCCGCAACCGGCCTGTGCCGCGCTGCTCTCGCCCTGGTCCGATCTCCGGATCGTCGCCAAGGCCTATGAGAGCCGCAAGGAATCGGATCCGATGGTCCGCAAGGACGGGATCAGCGCGATGGCCGCGCATTATCTTGGCGATACTGACCCCAGCAACCCTCTCGCGTCACCGATCCTGGCGGATCTTGCGGGCCTTGCGCCGATGATCATTCATGTCGGGGATCGCGAAGTGCTGCTCGACGATTCGGTTGATCTCGCCGCGCGGGCGGAAGAAGCCGGTGTCGATGTAACGCTGAAAGTCTGGCCGGACATGATCCATGTCTTCCAGGCCTTTTACCCGATGGTCGAAGAAGCCCGTCAATCGATTGCCGAAATGGGCGCCTTCATCGCAGAAAAAACGGCCTAGCTGCTTTCGGCCATGCCATAGGCCTCGAGCCGCCCCGCGGCCTGTTCCACGTCGCACGCAAGGATCACGATATCGTGCAGCGCTTCGTCCGCATCGCGGACATGATCGCGTAGCAACGCTTCACCGCGAAAGCCGAGTTCCTCGAACAGCGTGATCGCGCCTTTCTGGTCGACAGTCATCTGGGCAGTCAATTTCTTCAGCCCCTTGTCGAGCGCCTTGGCAAAACATTGCTCGATCAGCACCCGGCCAAGCCCATGCTTGCGGACGGACGGATCGACCAACACGCGCAGCTCGCCAAGATGGGGCGACCAGCTCAGCGGGTCGGTAATCAGGGCTGAACAACCGACAATCCGGCCATCCTGTTCGGCGACCAGCGTTTCGATGGCACCGCTATCGGTCTGCGCGATCCAGGCATCCACCACGCCGCGCTTGGTGATGTCGCGGGTGAGGAACAGCAGATCATGCGGCGGTAGCGCCTTCGCAAAGCTAAGCAGCCCGGCCTTGTCGTCCGCCGTCATGGGTCGAAGTGAAATCTCGGCATCGCCCATGGCATGTGTCGAGGGATTGCGTTCGCGTGTCATACGGACCTTTCGCCAAGCCATTCGTCCAGGGTGGGCCATAGCCGCCGCGCCGCATTGGGCCCGGCAATCAGGCTGATATGGCCGCCTTTCAGAGTGATTTCAGTTTTGTCTTTGGATCCCGCCAGCGGCACCAGATGTTTACTCGCCTCATAGGGAACGATGTGATCATGCAGCGCCACCGCATGGAAAAGCGGTATCTTGATATTGCCGATATCGGCAATCCGGCCGCCGACTTCGAGCGTGCCTTCTTTCAGCTCATTGCGCCACATCAGCTTTTTCACCGTGTCGCGAAAATATTCGCCGGCAAGCGGCAGCATGTCATTGCTCCAGCGCTCCATCTTCCGCTGGAACTCGACGAGATCGCTGTTCCACATATTGTCCCACAGCGTGCGCTGGGCCGCGATACGGCCGGAGGGGCGGAGCATGTCAAATGATGTCAGCAGCAAATCGGGCGAGGCATTGCCCACCGAATCGACCAGGCGATCGACATCGAAAAATTTCTGCTGCGACATATGCGCAAACAGGTGCATTTCGGAAAAATCGATCGGCGTCGTGAAGCAGACGAGATTCTTGATCGGCTCTTCAGGATGGGTCGCGGCATAAATGGTCGAGAGCACGCCGCCCATGCAATAGCCGACCAGCGACACCTCCTGCTCGCCGGTCGTCTCACGCACCCGGCGCAGGCAATCGCCGATAAAGTCATTCGCATAGCTATCGAGGTTGAGGCCCTTCTCCTCGGGTCGCGGCGCATCCCAGTCCATCACGAACACATCATATCCGGCATTCAAGAGGAAGCGGACAAAGCTGTGATCTTCGGCGATGTCGAACACATAGCCGCGGTTGGTTGTCGCCATGACCATCAGGATCGGCACCCGATAGACTTCCTCGACCAGCGGTTTGTAGTGATAGAGGTTCAGCGTCCCGCGCTTGTGAATCACATCCTTAGCGGTCAGGCCGACAGCTGGCGCCGCCGAGGCGAAATACTCAACGCCCTTGATGTTGCGCTGGATCGTTCGCTCGACAAGCTTCTGGATCGCCGCGCCCGATCCGGCCCCACCATCCTGTTCGGCTGTGCTCGCCATTATTGCTTAGTCCGACTTCTTCTTTGCGGGTTTTTTCGCCGCTGGCTTGCGCGTGCGACGGGGCCCCGATGATGCGCCCGCTTCCGGCGGGGCAAGCCGCGACAAGGCTTCTTCGATCCGTACGAGCCGTTCGTCCATGGTCATCAAACGCTCACCAATGGCTGTGATATCGGCGCGGCTGGGCATGTTGAAGAATTCCAGATTCTTCGACATCTGGTCGGTCATGCCTTTTTGCATCTTGGCACCGAGTTCGGTTGCCACACCGGTTGTTTTGGCAAAGCCTTCGGTGCCGAATATCGCTTTCGACATTTCGTCAAAACGCGTTTCGAGATCGCCCATCGCCTTACGAAGCGTATCCATCGGATCCTTGCTGTTATTGTCGGCCATTGCGCGCTCCCATCATGCTCTGCCCGCAGTTATGCCGCGCGCGCGGATGCGAGTCGAGCATTACTGGTCAGCGGCAAAGAACATCAGATGGACGAGCCGGCCGGTTTCATGATCCTTGCCAAAGCCCGGCCCCGCATTGTGAAACTGCCAGGGCTTGAACAGGATCAGCCGATTAAAGCGCATCGGGATGCGCGACGTGCGCTCCCATTTGCTGGCGATGACCGTATCCTTGTTGACGACATCTTCGATCAGCGCATTGGCATCGGGATAGCCGGTGGCGGCCAATTGGGCCGGATCATGCGGGATCGCATCGAGCCCGGTGCGGCGGTGTCGGAAGAAATCCGTGCCGCCACGGCAATGCTCATCGAGGCTGAGATAGAGAATGCCCGAATAGAAACAGGGATCGATATGGACGCCGCTGCGCCCCTTGTCGGCCTTGAGCGTCAATCGGCAATGGCCATGGCTGGTGTTGGGATCGGGCTTCACCCGTACGCCGATGATTTTCGACACCGTGTCGTCCAGCCCCTGGATATCCAGCGTCTTGGTTGAGAGCAGGCCTGGATAATTGCCCTTCTTGAACGCCGGATCATAATCGAGCGCCATGGCCTGGCGCCGCGCGCCATGCGGATCTTTCAGAAAATCGTCGATCACGATCAGCGATGGCAACATGGTCGAAATCCCGGCCCTATGGCTGAAAACCAGGCTTTGGCCTGTTTCATCGTCCTCCCTGTGTCAAGGTTGCTGTCCGCCCCTTTCGCCAATTGCACGCATCGCGCCGTTCCGGCATTGTCCGCTCGGTAAACTGGCGCAAATGGCAAGGCAGGCAATCGTGACCCAATCTCCAAGAAGCTGGCTGTTCGTGCCAGCCGATAGCGAAAAGAAGATCGGCAAGGCGCTGGGCGGAGAGGCCGATGCAATCATCCTCGATCTGGAAGATTCGGTAGCCGAAGCCAACAAGCCTGCGGCGCGCGGCGTCGCGGCAGACGCCATCCGCAGCGCTGCCGATCATGCGGCGCAGATCTGGGTGCGCATCAATCCGCTTGATAGCGGCATGGTTGCCGATGATCTGGCGGCGATTATTGGCGCCAAGCCCCATGGCGTCATGTTGCCGAAAAGCGAAAGCGGTGATGATATCGCGGCGCTGCATGCGATGCTGGATAGCGAGGAAGCGAAGCAGGATGTCACACCGGGCGCGACGGCGATCAGTGCCGTGGCGACGG from Parasphingopyxis sp. CP4 harbors:
- a CDS encoding ABC transporter substrate-binding protein; protein product: MGRIKNAAPVWRGMVVLSAALMLAACQPSGGGEDTLAAQSTERPMRIVSLDYCADQYLLQLADREQILAISPGGVEDFSYMRDAAIGMPTVRPNAEDVLILEPDLIIRSYGGGPNAAGFFERAGVPVLQLGWISSIDGAEEGSIAQQIAHVADGLGQSERGAALITKFRSRLAAISKRSSDAATLYMTPAGVTSGPGSLIHEMLIAAGLSNFQAESGWHSLPLERLAYEQPDLVAAAFFDSFFSTPDAWGAAQHPVARAQLTDRDVVPLDGAWTACGGWFILDAIEALADGARG
- the yghU gene encoding glutathione-dependent disulfide-bond oxidoreductase produces the protein MSDEAETPENQPPGYKPAKIWTWDKESGGRFAAINRPIAGPTHDKDLPVGEHPIQLYSLATPNGVKATVMLEELLALGHEGAEYDAWIINIGEGNQFSSGYVDINPNSKIPVMVDRSVEPHQRVFESGSILLYLAEKFGEFLPSDHASRTEALNWLFWQMGSAPYLGGGFGHFYAYAPMKMEYPIDRFAMEVKRQMDVLDRHLAEHDYMAGSEYSIADMAIWPWYGGLAKGVLYEAAEFLQVHEYTHVNRWADEIAKRPAVERGRMVNRVWGEPETQLPERHDASDFETKTMDKLMPKEDAAE
- a CDS encoding alpha/beta hydrolase — its product is MSKQEMDAVIQLLNANQADGDPSVEEQRAGMEALAGSFPLPEGAQQRAETIAGVPCEWQSVEGAKDDAVLLYFHGGGYVIGSVNTHRGLVSGFSGATGITGLSVDYRLAPEHPFPAAVEDAVAVYHALLEQGRDPAKIAIGGDSAGGGLSLALLLAARERGLPQPACAALLSPWSDLRIVAKAYESRKESDPMVRKDGISAMAAHYLGDTDPSNPLASPILADLAGLAPMIIHVGDREVLLDDSVDLAARAEEAGVDVTLKVWPDMIHVFQAFYPMVEEARQSIAEMGAFIAEKTA
- a CDS encoding GNAT family N-acetyltransferase, whose protein sequence is MTRERNPSTHAMGDAEISLRPMTADDKAGLLSFAKALPPHDLLFLTRDITKRGVVDAWIAQTDSGAIETLVAEQDGRIVGCSALITDPLSWSPHLGELRVLVDPSVRKHGLGRVLIEQCFAKALDKGLKKLTAQMTVDQKGAITLFEELGFRGEALLRDHVRDADEALHDIVILACDVEQAAGRLEAYGMAESS
- a CDS encoding alpha/beta hydrolase produces the protein MASTAEQDGGAGSGAAIQKLVERTIQRNIKGVEYFASAAPAVGLTAKDVIHKRGTLNLYHYKPLVEEVYRVPILMVMATTNRGYVFDIAEDHSFVRFLLNAGYDVFVMDWDAPRPEEKGLNLDSYANDFIGDCLRRVRETTGEQEVSLVGYCMGGVLSTIYAATHPEEPIKNLVCFTTPIDFSEMHLFAHMSQQKFFDVDRLVDSVGNASPDLLLTSFDMLRPSGRIAAQRTLWDNMWNSDLVEFQRKMERWSNDMLPLAGEYFRDTVKKLMWRNELKEGTLEVGGRIADIGNIKIPLFHAVALHDHIVPYEASKHLVPLAGSKDKTEITLKGGHISLIAGPNAARRLWPTLDEWLGERSV
- a CDS encoding DUF6445 family protein, with the translated sequence MLPSLIVIDDFLKDPHGARRQAMALDYDPAFKKGNYPGLLSTKTLDIQGLDDTVSKIIGVRVKPDPNTSHGHCRLTLKADKGRSGVHIDPCFYSGILYLSLDEHCRGGTDFFRHRRTGLDAIPHDPAQLAATGYPDANALIEDVVNKDTVIASKWERTSRIPMRFNRLILFKPWQFHNAGPGFGKDHETGRLVHLMFFAADQ